TTAGCAGTATGTGTTGTTTAATGTTTTACTTGGCAGCTATCACTTGGTGGCATCAACAGCAGTTTGTCTGTTGCATCCATTTCTTCTCATTcatcctctttcttttccacttgAGTGAGGCCACCAAACCCAATTCCTTTGGGACCGAAATTTTTTGCATAGCAAACTGCAAAACAAGGAGTGGGAGGTAAATGtcttttggttttcatttttaaattactatcAAATTAAGGTTGATAAAAAGGGAGGAAATCTGAAATAGTGTATTTCCCATAAGTTTATCCAGGTCTTAATAGTGAAACTGGTACTACTTATTTGAATTCCAAAAAAGTTGCATCTGGTGATCTCAATAAAAGTTAAGAAACTATACATTTTTTAAGATCTaagtaatattttcattaaagctGCTTTCCTGTCTGAAAATACTCAGTAAAACTTGGTCTGATGAGTACTACAAAGTAAGCCAGAGATTTTTAAGGAGAAGAACTGGAGCATAATTCAGAAACTATTGATGGGCATGTAAGTAATTCCATTTGAGCTCTATAGTGGTTATTGTATGCATAATTATTTCTCACAACTCTGCTAAGTGGTAATGGTGAGCATGTTTCTCCAAACATGCCAGTTTGATCCACTTGTGGTTGACAGACTCTACCCAAAGTTAGAGAACTCCAGTATTCTTCTTTAGGGTTCTCTATAAATTTAGCTTTGTATATAAAATCttcatgtattttttccccttaagcTGAGAGGAACATCTAGATGTATAATTTACTATTTTTGCATTATCTTCTGTGCTACCAATGCAGTGGAAAGGTCTTTAAGATTTTAGTGGCAAGAATTCCTGTTTGGTAGCCCAAAGATCtatattttgtggatttttttattttagtgagaCTGTGCAGGTACAAGAGCCTGCCCAGCACATATGGTCAGTGCTCTGTTAGCAGGTCTGATGGATTTGAAAGGTTGTCACATTTGTAGAAAAATTATAGCTTTAAAATTTAGATGTTAATAGTAGAAACTGCAACTGCACTGTTACCACAgctttttgctttcagaaagttgttaaaaaagagaaaatggaatttcctgTAGATGTTAAGCATGCAGCAAGGTAAATCACAATGGCAGTCCTAGGTCTAAAGAGACTAACTTTAGAGTGACTCTGTACCCCAGTTCAGCACCCTGCAACTCTCACCTTTACAGTAGAGCTCTCCATCCTTGTCCGTGACGTTCGTGGATTCTAAACTCTTCCCACAAATAGCACAGCGGAAACAGGTCTTGTGCCAAGGCTGAGCAAAGGAAGACAATTCAGTGTGTGGCACAGAAAGTGCACAGCCAGCAGGTACAAGAAACAAAGAAGTACTGCTTTATGTGGTGTGGaaagattaaaattattttgttgagCTTGTGGCTTCCATTTTTAGTCATTCTGAGTTAGCCTTTTTTACTTACTTTGTCTAATATATCTTCAGTTACCACTacaaataaatgtttataaatataCCCAGAGATGGAGGAAGAGCCAGCTTTGTGCAGTAATCTGTGCTTGGTCCTCAGACATcagtaagaaggaaaaaattgaaaaaggtTTACAAAAAGTACAAGATTTTAAACCTGTTGTAGCAATTTGCAAATTTGTCCTCATGTTTTCTTtatgaaggaaaatataaatgatCGAGGACCTCTTAGCTATAGGTTCTCACCCTTATAAAAGAGTGGGGTTTGTTTCACTACTTACTTTTCCTCCTCCCATGATCTTCTCTGCAGCATACACTGATTTGCCACAACGGGGACATTTATCCACATCTACCATCTTTTTGGCAAACTTTGAAGCATTAGTTGGTGTTGAAGGGCGAGCAGGCTTTGGTGACCCCCTACAACAGAAGTTTTTAAAGCTGCTTAAAAATGTTACCTTCTTtagaaaaagcttttcattattttttagtaaggcattaaaaatactaaattacTGGTCTCTGACACGCAAAAGGTggtaaaaaaagaagaaaatcaaagtaTTCTATTGAATTCTGTGTTGTGTGATTGAGGAGTTGGTACTGTAAGCTCTGATAATATCTGTTCTGTACATGGACCTGGCAGCCACATGCAGAAAAGATTAATGGAAATTGAAGTAAAAACCAATTTTCTCTCATTGAGAggcaagagagaaaatacaaggaaaatatGTCTCTAGTCTTTGTAACTGGTTATCTGCTGGTACTCAtcaagctgaaaataaaaattcaagtttTCAGGCTATAGTTTCATTAGGCAGTGAAACATTTAGACTGGGAATTGGGGTTCTTACCTGGCCTAGGGTTAAAAGGACATCAGAAAAgtagctttattttttgtttctggacTTTGGACTTTATATCTTTGTGCATAAAGCCTTTCAGAGAATGATTTCTGAATTATCAGACAATTGGACTGCAACAAGTCATTACATCCACAGGATGTGACAGTTTTTGGTGCAGAACTCCACCCCTAATGGATTTGTATGGTACAAGGAGCTACAGTTAAATACATTAACTTTTAATAAGCTTTTATTTCCTACACAGCATATTGGTTAATTGGTTTCTTTATAGTTAGACCACCAGAAGGAAGGAGCACCTTTGATTTAGAAATGTGCAGCTTTGAGAATTGCAGAAAATCCTATAAAAACTAACTGTCAGAGCTAATTATGTGCTTTTGGAAGATGATATCCCATTAGGATTTCTTTGTTCAAACACATTCTCAGTGTGTAAGTGTTATTTGAACCACAGGGAGGATTTAGAAATGTTATTTCCCCCATTGAGAGGAGAACTAACAGTATGGGGTACTGTGATTATTTCTCTAAGAGTAAAACCTTAACTGTATTTTAGCCtctaacaggaaaaaagcatATTATCTTTTTCTATGGTGAATGTGACTTTACCACTATGCTACAAATGGCAGATTACAATTGTGGTGAGTATTTACATGTGGGGTGGCACATAAAGGCTGCTTCTGCACAATAATTGCCTATTGAAGGATGGGATAATTTGTAAAGGAGGCTTAAAGAGATTGAGCATCATTAAAAACTGTAAATTACTGTGTCTATGGAAGGAAAGGGTGTAGGAAAGACTGCTCCGCTCCTTACGCTAGATGTTGTTAtggaaacagaataaaatgtataaaacaCCCTGGTAAGAGACAAGCAGGACCAGAAAAAGGAGCAGTCCCTGGGAATTAACTCACTGCTGCAGATTCAATCCCAGGTGGTCTCCAGTGTCAGTGCTGAGGCATCCGGCCCCTTGTCCAAAGCCAACACCTTTGGGGCCGTATTTTCTCCCATAACAGGTTTTGCAGTAGATTTCAGATTCATGAGCTGCTACCGTGGTGCTGTCCAGAGCCTTCCTGCAAGCCACTGAAAACAGGGAGTGATATATATcagcatttgcattttaaaatttgaatttatgTGGCTTAAAATAATTGGaattagtatttatttttgtttagctttaaaaatatgaggAAAGGAGCCAGTCAGTATAAAACTTGATTGGGTTATTGCTGAAGTAAATTATCTTGTAACCCCAAACAAATCTAGATCTGTAAAGCTTAAAATGGACTTGAGATAACCATTCTGAACTCCCAAACCTTAAGAAAGTGGGGGAAAAAGGTTGAAGGGACATTGATGCCACTGTGCATCtggatttttcaaaatatgtgcTGTGAGTCTGGGTTGGGGGGATTTTGTtgcctttctcttcctcctctgtggagaattttttcCATCATCATGCTAAGGAAGTCTGCCGGGCAGCTCACTCAGCTTTTGATCACTCAGGACAAATGGGTAGggtgggggaaggtggggagagAGCTAAGTGTGCTCTTGGGGACTAGCCTGAGTGTGCTTATTGGAGAGACtgctcaatttttttcttttgacactCGCTGTCCGAATGCAGAGGAGCGAGGTTCTCTGTGGTCGGGTttgccctgcaccctgctccactacagcctcctgctctgagaCCACGGCTGAGCACCGGGACCCAAACGGTGAGCAGAgtcttccttcacccttctcccacctgggacatggtcctgccacctctgcctgccctgaTTCCCACTGGGAGCATGCAGAAGAAAgtgtctgtgactggaaaagggactggaatTGAGTtacttgttctgttttgtcgctgattttcatagctgatgttggttttgtttgtcctGTAGATATgttagtaaagaactgttattcctaaacccatacctttgcctgagagccccttaatttccaaattataataaattggagggaggaaattttcactctccatttcaggaggagctcctgcctttttcttggcagtacctgtcctccaaaccaggataTCAGCCCAGGCTGTTTTGATGTGTGTTTCTGAAAGAAGCTTTAACATTGACACTCTGTCTAGAGTCAGGCAGgacatgtttgggttttttatcattatttgtTTGTTGGAGCTGTGGCAGTATGGCAAAGCAAGTGGCAACTCTGTCAGACTTCCTCCAGGATTACAAGAGTGTGGCTGTTGCCATTCCCAAACAGAGCTCTTACAAATTATGTTTGGTACAGAGAATGACAGCTTCACTTAGCTCACTAAGAAAGGTCTGGCAGACTTTTGGAGAGAAGGTGCTATAGGAATGCCTGGCTTTCATCAGAGAATACAAATTATGTCCTCTACACCACTACTGAAAAtgaatggggggaaaaatagtATCTACACTCCTTGGTGAGGAGTGTATGCCTGTGTTCTCTGCACCACTTTGGGAATTCAGTGTGAGACAGCCTCCAATCACACAGAGAGAGGAAGATCTTCCAATTCAGAGTCACTCTtgaaaaacaggattttctaGTATGCTAAAAAATCACTATTTCAATACTTCTTACAAATTGTTCACTGTTCAACAGTGGTTGAtcagaagtgggaaaaaataggCAAAAATTTTCTCTCCAGGTTCCTTAGAATAAATGCTTGCCCTGCAGAGGGCATTCCAGTCCTTGACTGTTGGTTGCTAAGTTCACGTGTGCAACAGAAAGCTGTGAAATACAGAAGTGTTGGAAGTGCCCTCAAGTGCAAGCTCTGGAGGGTTTGATTTGCCCTTTCCCCCCGTGTTTGCCTTTAATGTCCCCCTCTGAATCCAATTTATCCACTGCAGGGAATTTAGACCCTGGAACCTCTGCAGTTTTAATTATAGACTCCTAGAATGGGTTGGGTCAGAAGGGACTTAAAGAGCATGCAGTTCCAACCCCCAGACCAGGTTGCTGCTAAGGGGCAGTATATAGTACTAGTTATACATCCGCAGCTCTCCGATTATCTTTGTGGCTTTCCTCCTCCCTGTATTGCATGGTGagggaaataatttgaaaagacCTTTATacttaacagaaataaaatgaggcACTTCTGTAAATGTGCGAACCTCCTCGTACTACAGTCTTCCTTTGAGATGATAATTATATTTGCTAAGGGAGTTAAGGGATGATGGAAACTCTAGCAGCAGATAAAGTGTTTCTATTTCTGGTACCTTGGGGATAGAGTATCAATTCACCACGACAGATGGAGCAAAAGCCCTTGAAGTGCTATTGTTGAAATAACTTTGAGACCTGTCATCTGCCAACAGATCCTGTTCTCCCGCCGGCGCTGAGGAGATCCAGGTTGATTGCGTGAGGTCCTGCCAAATGTCCATCACAGCTCACTTTGGGTAAAGGCTGTCAGTGAAACAACACTCTGCAGGTAAACAGGAGTCTGCATGGGAAGGAGGGATTGCTTCAAACAAGTTTCTCTCTTGCAGTACTTGTAGGGAAAAACGGTGGAGCAGAAAGTGTTATGTATAGTTTAGCTTGTTTGATTCTTCCCACCTTCACAGGTTGCTTTGAATTGTTTATAATTCTCCTTAAATTGAACTCTTTGGTCAAAAAAATACTGATGTGTTTTGCATGCCTGGTCAAATATAGTGTGACATAGAAGATGTATTTGAAATAGATTTATATAGAAATATACAAAAGTGCAACTAAACCATTTCCATACCTCAGTTTAGGTTGGGGAGGATTGGTTTCCATCTGTTGAGAAATGAAATCCTATAAATGGTTCATAGAAAAGCCCATGAATGTGATACATGATCCTgaggcacccagagctgctgaacagTGTGTGTGAATCATGGGGGAAAGCAAAGCCAATTAGCATACCTTTCATATGCCAGTTGGGCAACTTAGATGCATCTTTGGGTTTTGACCTTAAACATCTTTCTGATGGGAATACTATTTTTAGTATCTAGcctattaataatttaattcagACTTAAAACAAGgggcaaatttaaaaaacaacccacaacaAAATATACCACCAATCAACCAAGCTCCACAACAAACCAAATATTCAATACAACTAATAGATGTAAGTGGTTTATCATGAAtcactaaaagaaaataattcacttgTGCTAAGAACAAAACTTACACTTGAGAAATATTTATAACTATGCTCTATTAGGACAGCTCTTTTTATTTACTATTAATTGTTATAGACAGAACATGGAAGCATTAAGGAGGTTGTAGTTGAGACTGAGATTTTCCTTTTACCATTCTGTAAGAATTGGCTGAAGGTTGTCAGTaaacttaaaattttttttgagggaatCCTTTCTTACTTGGCCTTTTAGGCATCACTAAAGGCATCATTTGGACTTTCAGGCATCGCTTTTAGGGCACCTGGAGAAAGGCAAAGACAGCTCAGGTATGTCCTTTGGACTCCTTCTGCAAAGTGCTCCACTGTATCAGCTAAGCACATAATGTTAGTCTCATGCCTCCAAGTAAGAGGTCTTTATCCTTcctggagaggagggagaaaattGAATTCAACATCTCCTAAACTGTCACGCTGGAATTCACACCGTGAAGGTACTAATCCCAAGTATTGTCTGCTAAACAAACCTTTTGGCTACCTCTAGTTTTTAGCAAATTGTTTGCTCTCTCTCCCTCCacaaagggaacagagctgaATTGGTAACTTCtctctgttttggttttttttggttggttggttggtttattttgttttggtttttaaagtttctgtctcctctgcagagaaagcaaaaaacctGGAAGCCAAACATCATAGAGGAGTGTGGAGGGAAAGAGTAAGTGAAATAGGGCTACATGAAATATGGAAAGGAGGATACAGGTATGTGCAGAGTTTTGGTGCGAGGTTTTGATGACATCAGGGTTTTGGATCTTTTCAGTGTGAAACAAATTAATGTCAAGATTCACTGTGAAAGTAATCATCTCCTAAAAGTAAAGAAGTAATTATTCTTCTGTCTAATGAGTCCTGTTTGTTTAGGTCTGCTGGACTTTTTAACCTGAAGCAAACCTGTGATGTACCACATTGTGAGACAGAAGGAAGGGTTTCCTGGAGATGGACCTAGATACTGTGATTCTGCAGCACCTCTCTGTCCCTGACACAATCCATCTCATCTTTGGACAAGGAAAAGCCAGGAGCCCAAGAGCCAGATTCTCCAGGTAAAATGCAGCAAACTATCTACCAagtaatacaaaaataaatgttctggGTTTAATGGAAGAGTTATGCAGAGCTATGGGGGTACTGTGAAGTTAAACCATTCAGCCCAGCTTACTGCAGAGGAAGCACGACTTGTGGAAACTCCGTCCATTGCACTGGATTTCCTCAGCGTGGTACACTGTCTTCTCACAGGCCCCACACTTGGCTCCTCCTCCCCAGTTTGGCATCCTTATCTGAAGGGTTAACCTAGGAAATCAagttacataaataaatataaggGCAAATGTGAATTCTTTTAAACAGACagcttgatttaaaaaaaaaaaaaaaatttttttcctccctctccagtCAACTGCTATTGCATACTAGCAATATACTTCATACGTGTGTGATAGCAGAAATGAGGGTGCTACCCTGGTGCTTTGGGGACCGGGACAATCTAAATCCCTGATTCTCTCTTGTAAAAAAAGGTGTAAAAAAGGGATCTTCCTTAGCTTGGTATATTTTGATGGTAAATATGTGAAATGATTGCAAGGTGTTTCAGTGACAAGATCAACCCTCTTCTGGGAAAGAggctctggggtttgttttccgtctcattttctttcaacaCTGCCCTCTCTAGTACCCCAGCACAGGCTTTTCTGAGTTCCTCATGAAGCAGCCATGAGATAACTGTGCTGCACAGCCACTGTGAAGTGATAATGGATAGGTTCCTGAGGTGCTCAAGgtgtgggtgtttttttctttgtcaatTGCAGTTAAAATCTAAacatcagagaaaagaaaagggccatggctgctgtttcagtttttgCTGTTCCAATCAGCACTGGAGTGCCTTGCCCAAGGTCACACAGgagggcaggagcccagcccaggtctcCTGAAGTCAGGCTCAGTGTCCTTCCCTGTGATTGTGCTGTCACACACCTGGAACAAACCCAGCCCTCAGCCTgcccttctgttttcttgtttgaGTCATTGCTTCTGTAAAGACTGGGATGTCATCTTGTCATCTGCACGCCGCATTATCGGCTTGTTCCAAGCTCCTGGCACGGGTATTCCTCCTCCTTGGAAAAGCAGTCACCTTCTTATTATAGTTATTTTGAAGCCTGCTTGTGCTATTTGTGTTTGATTAAATTCACCAAAAGGTACTAAGAGGAGAGTTGTGAAGGCTGAATCAGGCCTGTAACAGTGATGTAACAGAGCTGATGCTTTCAATTAGTTGCATTTTAGACtcaaattttaatatatatttacattgGACTAATGTCCTGTGCTTATCATCATCTCAGTGACTTTTGCACTTGAATCCTCTGAATTTCAGTATGAAATGAACAATGTCTACATGCCTGCACCCTGAGGGAAATCCTTTCTGACAGCTAAGACCAAAAATCCTGCAGTGTTATAATAGAGTTGTCTGTCCAGCAAAAGGAAGGTGCACACACTGGAGCAATAGCACTGGAGACAAGGCAGTGGGGGCAGGTTTTGCAGTCTGTGTTTGATAACAGTGCAGACACCAGCATATCCAAACATCTCTGCCTTACCACAGCACTTATTAGCATATCCTTAACCCTGTGTAATTAAATAGTCACTGTTGTGACTGCTACCTTCACTAGACAGCATACCTGTCATCCTCGTGCAAGATCTGATCTCTCCTCCTCTTTGTGAGGCTGATTTATGCTCAGCTGAACACtctccccagctcagccagcccagccctctgcTGTCACACCGCAGCAGCATCATTAATCTCTTCCAGatcctcccagctcccttggGAGGCTGCTCAGGAGCAGAACTGCTCTGGCAGTTCCAAAACATGGAATGGtgcagaaaggaaatgaaaactctGCTTTCTTCTTACCCTGTTTATCTGTAATGTAACAAGTGATGTAGCTGATGTAGctgaaataagaaacaaaactaatGTGCACAATGAACAGATGATGAATTTGATCTCTCTCACTCAGTGGAGCCTTTACTGAACAGCGCTATTAaattggtttttcttttaaatgtgagataaagaaacagaaaggagtCTTTCATGTAGGTAAAATCTTTTTCTCACTCTGCCATTctatattttcttctatttttaaagtatttttttattggtgccattatttctttttcttatgaaaaagcaatgattcaaatattttaaaagaaggaagagcAACTCTGGGTAAAAATCAATTTTGTGACGCTtcattgaaaattaaaatgagatttttgtgtCTACAGCGTTCCCTTTCAAATCAGGATTCCAGTggaatcccttcccagctgaggCAACTCTGacagctgcctgggagaagagcgGTTTGTACCTCTGgtctctgcaaagctgcttctTCTCTCTTAGCTTTCCTCAAAAGCACACCAAGCTTCCAAGTCTGTGGCAGCAAGGATGGCTATTGGAAAGTAGCTCCAATTACATCATCAGCTGAAAAAGTCTGATAAAGTGTGATAGTGAACCTTGTGGTGTCAAGGGCTGTGGTTAAAGCTCTTAGGAGGACCATTGTGCCTGAGGCTAATTATAGTAACATGACTGGGCATGCATACAGACTTTCCATGTTTTTTTG
This region of Catharus ustulatus isolate bCatUst1 chromosome 6, bCatUst1.pri.v2, whole genome shotgun sequence genomic DNA includes:
- the CSRP3 gene encoding cysteine and glycine-rich protein 3, which codes for MPNWGGGAKCGACEKTVYHAEEIQCNGRSFHKSCFLCMACRKALDSTTVAAHESEIYCKTCYGRKYGPKGVGFGQGAGCLSTDTGDHLGLNLQQGSPKPARPSTPTNASKFAKKMVDVDKCPRCGKSVYAAEKIMGGGKPWHKTCFRCAICGKSLESTNVTDKDGELYCKVCYAKNFGPKGIGFGGLTQVEKKEDE